In a genomic window of Candidatus Poribacteria bacterium:
- a CDS encoding PorV/PorQ family protein, giving the protein MYSFRRKIFILLLCLAIFFPVGAFAGPGRTGAQILNLGGGARARALGDAFSAMSGDVTTSLWNPSGLADMPESKLRSGRKATQASMFYTDYSAPFGEAGEGLYYTFLSGAMPLGDVGTIGATLQMQGQGTIAVTTDSPDILREESLGTNFALTFSYADRITESLSAGINGKMIRMVLGRESGSSYAVDLGMQYLLPFDPIPTTFGVAIQNVGPGISFIDENQADPLPRFLRIGTSMSLYQSRYHHIRFVSGVTAYIDKLAEDENELAIDLDRLNAEREEKLTREQLLSDRGVGIRAFEWRHLQKNLGLEYWLGGMLAFRVGYKSEPGINLPDLTDYITAGVGARWYLFNIDFTIGPSFGPSRSRLYETTLMFIF; this is encoded by the coding sequence GTGTACTCTTTTAGACGCAAAATCTTCATATTGCTTTTATGTCTTGCGATCTTTTTTCCGGTGGGAGCTTTTGCCGGACCCGGTCGAACAGGTGCTCAAATTTTAAACCTCGGCGGCGGTGCGCGAGCAAGAGCACTCGGTGACGCTTTTTCTGCGATGTCAGGTGATGTAACCACGTCGCTCTGGAACCCAAGTGGATTGGCAGATATGCCTGAAAGTAAACTCCGTTCTGGCAGGAAAGCGACACAAGCCTCAATGTTTTATACAGATTACAGCGCACCCTTTGGAGAAGCCGGGGAAGGATTGTACTATACCTTCCTCTCAGGCGCGATGCCACTCGGCGATGTCGGAACTATCGGCGCGACGCTCCAGATGCAGGGACAAGGCACAATCGCTGTGACAACAGATTCTCCCGATATTCTTCGTGAAGAAAGTCTCGGTACCAACTTCGCGTTGACGTTTTCATACGCGGACCGCATTACAGAGTCTTTATCGGCGGGTATCAACGGCAAGATGATTCGGATGGTTCTCGGACGCGAAAGTGGAAGTTCTTATGCCGTTGATTTGGGAATGCAATATCTCCTTCCGTTCGATCCTATTCCAACAACGTTCGGTGTTGCAATTCAGAACGTTGGACCGGGCATCTCTTTCATTGATGAAAACCAAGCAGATCCGTTACCGCGGTTCTTACGAATCGGTACGTCTATGAGTCTTTATCAGTCAAGGTATCATCACATTCGCTTCGTCAGTGGTGTCACAGCCTACATTGATAAATTGGCAGAGGATGAAAACGAATTAGCCATAGATTTGGACCGGCTCAACGCCGAAAGAGAAGAAAAACTGACACGAGAACAACTCCTTTCCGATCGCGGGGTGGGTATCCGAGCATTTGAATGGCGGCACCTTCAAAAGAATCTCGGCTTGGAGTACTGGCTCGGTGGTATGCTTGCATTCCGTGTTGGCTACAAGTCGGAACCCGGCATTAACTTACCGGACTTGACAGATTACATTACTGCCGGTGTAGGTGCGCGATGGTATCTATTCAATATTGACTTTACAATTGGACCGAGCTTCGGTCCAAGCCGCTCGCGACTCTATGAAACCACTTTGATGTTCATCTTTTAG
- a CDS encoding Uma2 family endonuclease, producing MATRAVQTYLTPVEYIALERKAIPDAETVRSEYINGEIINMPGASFAHNLVTGNIFGELHTRLKGTACAAFANDMRISIPTAKSYFYPDVGVVCEEPRFEDDVFDTLLNPIVIVEVLSSSTEAFDRGEKFAHYRHVTSLQEYVLVAQDQIRVEHYYRQERQWIFTDFEKRDEILSLPSIQCELPLQEIYERVTFSD from the coding sequence ATGGCAACTCGGGCAGTTCAAACATATCTCACGCCAGTGGAGTACATCGCTTTAGAACGTAAAGCGATACCTGATGCTGAAACAGTCAGAAGCGAATACATCAATGGAGAGATTATCAACATGCCCGGAGCCAGTTTCGCACACAATCTTGTCACAGGTAATATCTTTGGTGAGCTCCACACTCGCTTGAAGGGCACAGCGTGTGCTGCTTTCGCGAATGACATGCGTATCAGTATTCCGACAGCAAAATCCTATTTTTATCCCGATGTTGGCGTTGTTTGTGAGGAACCCCGTTTTGAAGATGATGTCTTTGACACGCTCTTGAACCCGATTGTTATCGTAGAGGTGCTTTCATCTTCAACCGAAGCGTTTGACAGGGGTGAAAAATTTGCCCACTATCGCCATGTCACATCGTTGCAGGAATACGTCCTCGTTGCTCAAGACCAGATTCGTGTTGAACACTACTACCGTCAAGAGAGGCAGTGGATTTTTACCGATTTTGAAAAACGTGATGAGATTCTGTCGCTTCCTTCCATTCAGTGTGAATTACCCTTGCAGGAAATTTACGAACGCGTTACATTTTCTGATTAG
- a CDS encoding dihydrodipicolinate synthase family protein, with product MPLELSNLLEALNSVTAIPIVPFEGDNIDYTGHAKNIDYLMRNNYLDEGRQRVIAIAGTSLIHHISEAAQLRLIDHTGQQMGDSGILMSGIVPNPIGQAGQLIEAQSGLKRPPDVYLLMPLTGVSSPEGIYQQYMEFGEKYGTSCGARFLYYFRQKRDLEAVIRLLNDSPHFVGVKIGTGEEDVVPLVEGVGDSGIVMWGIGDRCTRPAELGTKGHTSGIAVAFARASDEINNAQRRGDYETSARIEADIAPLEEIRFMNERVYNYSAVVEAMILSGFDDIAAGTGAPFNPRVPSEIQEHLRGVAQNLKRYH from the coding sequence ATGCCATTAGAACTATCAAATCTTTTGGAGGCACTTAATTCGGTTACTGCGATTCCTATTGTTCCTTTCGAAGGGGACAACATTGATTACACCGGACACGCTAAGAACATTGACTATTTAATGCGTAACAACTATCTTGATGAAGGACGGCAGCGGGTCATTGCTATCGCTGGGACAAGTCTGATCCATCATATCAGCGAAGCAGCGCAACTTCGGCTCATTGACCACACCGGACAACAAATGGGGGATAGTGGTATCCTCATGTCTGGTATTGTGCCGAATCCCATCGGTCAGGCAGGTCAACTCATTGAAGCCCAGTCTGGACTCAAAAGACCGCCAGATGTGTACTTGCTCATGCCCTTGACTGGCGTCTCAAGTCCAGAGGGGATCTACCAACAGTACATGGAATTTGGTGAGAAATACGGCACTTCTTGTGGTGCCCGATTCCTCTACTATTTCCGTCAGAAACGCGACTTAGAAGCGGTCATTCGTCTCCTAAACGATTCGCCGCATTTCGTGGGTGTGAAGATCGGGACAGGTGAAGAGGACGTTGTGCCACTCGTTGAAGGTGTTGGGGACAGCGGAATTGTGATGTGGGGCATCGGCGATAGGTGTACCCGTCCGGCGGAGCTGGGTACGAAAGGGCATACCTCTGGTATTGCGGTCGCCTTTGCGCGTGCCTCTGACGAGATTAATAATGCCCAACGCCGAGGGGATTACGAGACCTCTGCACGCATTGAAGCCGACATTGCGCCGCTTGAGGAGATTCGTTTCATGAACGAGCGGGTGTATAACTATTCTGCTGTCGTTGAAGCGATGATCTTAAGCGGTTTTGATGATATTGCCGCTGGGACGGGTGCTCCATTTAATCCGCGTGTTCCGTCCGAAATTCAGGAACACCTCCGCGGCGTGGCACAGAACTTAAAACGTTATCATTGA
- a CDS encoding NFACT family protein gives MSYDSLALRLVAQELRETLLGGTIRHIEQANPHTFSFKIGRGAQSQWLTLSAHSLHARTHLIEKPPPGQKQSYLADFLTTHLRRGVITAIEQLGWDRILKITVQPVSDEPIQPSPKAVIAEFMGKHSNIILIDATDDRILESLKRIDETMSRHREILPGETYALPPQQEKVDPLTLDETTFTELFDGQADVSWRKLFNKIDGFSPTLAKEVVARAAETGLWEAYQQVIDCFDAAQTSPQLLMDGDAPIAASAMTLHQFPHASSQTFDTMSGALTAYYEAVTLKEEMASEHRTLTQALNKQENLLQRKADGLHADLGRAEKAEDYRIQGELLLANLHAITRGQKQIELQNYYSSDLEMLSIPLNPEQSPSDNAQAYFKKYTKAKRGRSRIEQLISDVEADQETLRLYASKLEAADTLNALQRLKTEFVANGYLKSPQRGKQKQEVGGGPFRRYTSTNGFQMYVGRNSQSNDLLLRQIAKPRDMWLHAKQIHGSHVIIRNPENRQDIPMPTLLQAAQLAAYYSKAHHASNVPVDYTWARYVVKRKGNVAGYVHYTREKTLFVEPAVPKSKE, from the coding sequence ATGTCTTACGATAGTTTAGCACTTCGTCTGGTTGCCCAAGAATTGCGAGAAACCCTTTTGGGCGGGACAATTCGGCACATTGAACAGGCGAATCCCCACACCTTTTCATTTAAGATCGGTCGCGGTGCCCAATCGCAGTGGCTGACGCTATCTGCACATTCATTGCATGCCCGCACCCACCTCATCGAGAAACCTCCACCCGGACAAAAGCAATCCTATCTGGCGGATTTTCTCACAACACATCTCAGGCGCGGTGTGATTACTGCAATTGAACAACTCGGTTGGGATCGGATCCTCAAGATAACCGTTCAACCCGTTTCCGATGAGCCGATACAACCGTCCCCTAAAGCCGTTATCGCTGAATTTATGGGAAAACATAGCAATATTATCCTCATTGACGCAACCGACGACAGGATTTTGGAAAGTCTCAAACGTATCGACGAGACAATGAGCCGACATCGAGAGATCTTACCCGGTGAAACGTATGCTCTGCCACCGCAGCAGGAGAAGGTAGATCCATTGACGCTGGATGAGACAACGTTCACTGAACTTTTTGACGGACAAGCGGACGTGAGTTGGCGGAAGCTTTTTAACAAAATCGACGGTTTTAGTCCAACACTCGCAAAAGAGGTGGTTGCACGGGCAGCGGAAACAGGTCTTTGGGAGGCGTATCAGCAGGTTATTGACTGTTTCGATGCGGCGCAGACTTCACCGCAACTCCTCATGGATGGAGATGCGCCGATTGCCGCTTCAGCGATGACGCTGCATCAATTCCCACATGCTTCCTCTCAAACGTTTGACACAATGAGCGGCGCGCTCACCGCATACTACGAGGCGGTTACCCTGAAGGAGGAGATGGCTTCGGAACACCGGACCCTCACGCAAGCGTTAAACAAACAGGAGAATCTACTCCAGCGGAAAGCCGATGGGTTACACGCCGATTTGGGACGGGCAGAGAAAGCGGAGGATTATCGCATTCAGGGTGAGTTGCTTCTCGCGAATCTACACGCTATCACCCGCGGGCAGAAACAGATAGAATTGCAGAACTATTACAGTTCTGACCTTGAAATGCTGTCGATTCCGCTGAATCCGGAGCAAAGTCCGTCCGATAACGCACAAGCATATTTTAAGAAATACACAAAAGCAAAACGAGGGCGTTCACGCATCGAGCAACTCATTTCGGATGTAGAGGCGGATCAGGAAACTCTTCGACTGTATGCCTCCAAATTAGAAGCCGCTGATACTTTAAACGCGCTGCAGCGTCTCAAAACGGAATTTGTCGCGAACGGCTATCTCAAGTCACCCCAGCGTGGTAAGCAGAAACAGGAGGTAGGTGGAGGTCCTTTCCGAAGGTACACTTCTACCAACGGCTTCCAGATGTATGTTGGACGAAACAGCCAGTCGAATGACTTGCTCTTACGTCAGATTGCCAAGCCTCGTGATATGTGGCTGCATGCGAAGCAAATTCACGGTTCACATGTCATCATCCGCAACCCAGAAAATCGCCAAGACATTCCGATGCCGACGTTGTTGCAAGCCGCGCAACTCGCTGCCTACTACAGCAAGGCACATCATGCCAGTAATGTGCCTGTTGATTATACGTGGGCACGGTATGTTGTGAAGCGCAAGGGGAACGTCGCTGGTTATGTGCATTACACGCGTGAGAAGACGTTATTTGTTGAGCCTGCCGTGCCTAAGTCGAAAGAATGA
- the groL gene encoding chaperonin GroEL (60 kDa chaperone family; promotes refolding of misfolded polypeptides especially under stressful conditions; forms two stacked rings of heptamers to form a barrel-shaped 14mer; ends can be capped by GroES; misfolded proteins enter the barrel where they are refolded when GroES binds), whose protein sequence is MPAKQIIFDEEARVALKRGADTLADAVKVTLGPRGRNVVIQKSFGAPLVTCDGVTVAKEIELPDPYENMGAQLLESIATKTNDVAGDGTTTATLLGQEILHEGLKNVTAGADPMQLKIGIDKAVVAAVDAITAQSRAVNTHEEILQVAAIAANDPANDSNIGATVAEALEKVGNDGAITIEEGKTSETTVDIVEGMQFDRGFLSPNFVTDMQAQVVEFENPFVLINTEKISTVADLVPIMEKTMQLGRPLFIIAEDVEGEALSTLVVNKLRGNLQIAAVKSPGFGDRRKEMLEDIAILTGGQVISEETGIRLENIVVGMLGTARRVVVDKDNTTIVGGSGAKEGVEGRVAQIRTQIEETTSEYDREKLEERLAKLAGGVAVVNVGAATEVEMKEKKARFEDALAATRAAVEEGIVPGGGTSLLRAAASLSDLELDGDQNTGLNIIRRSLLSPVRAIAENAGMEGSVVVAKLQEGEGNYGFNAATVEYGDMLEEGVVDPTKVVRSALQNASSIAGLLLTTETLITEIEEPPGPSAAAADPHAGHFH, encoded by the coding sequence ATGCCAGCAAAGCAAATTATCTTTGATGAAGAAGCGAGGGTGGCACTCAAGCGCGGCGCGGATACACTCGCCGATGCTGTGAAGGTTACCCTCGGTCCCCGTGGTAGGAATGTTGTCATTCAAAAATCTTTCGGGGCACCGCTGGTAACATGCGATGGTGTCACCGTCGCAAAAGAAATTGAACTCCCGGACCCCTATGAAAATATGGGTGCCCAGTTACTCGAATCTATTGCAACGAAAACAAACGATGTCGCAGGCGATGGAACGACTACTGCTACCTTGTTGGGTCAGGAAATCCTTCATGAGGGTCTCAAGAACGTCACTGCTGGTGCCGACCCGATGCAGTTGAAGATTGGTATAGACAAAGCCGTCGTCGCTGCTGTTGATGCGATTACCGCACAGAGCCGTGCGGTTAATACACATGAAGAGATTTTACAGGTAGCCGCAATCGCAGCCAATGATCCTGCAAACGACAGTAATATCGGCGCGACTGTCGCTGAAGCACTTGAAAAAGTTGGAAACGACGGGGCTATCACGATTGAGGAAGGCAAGACCTCAGAGACGACTGTTGATATTGTTGAAGGTATGCAGTTTGATCGTGGTTTCCTCTCACCCAATTTTGTAACTGACATGCAGGCACAGGTGGTCGAATTTGAGAACCCTTTTGTTCTCATCAATACCGAGAAAATTTCCACAGTGGCAGATCTCGTGCCGATTATGGAAAAGACGATGCAACTCGGCAGACCCTTGTTCATTATCGCTGAGGATGTTGAAGGGGAAGCGCTCTCTACGTTAGTTGTGAATAAACTCCGTGGAAACCTTCAAATTGCCGCCGTTAAATCCCCCGGTTTCGGGGATCGACGTAAAGAGATGTTGGAAGACATCGCAATCCTGACCGGTGGTCAAGTCATCTCTGAAGAGACGGGCATCCGTCTGGAAAACATTGTTGTTGGCATGTTGGGAACGGCTCGACGCGTCGTTGTTGACAAGGATAACACCACAATCGTTGGAGGTAGTGGTGCTAAGGAGGGCGTCGAAGGAAGAGTCGCGCAGATTCGGACGCAGATCGAGGAAACGACTTCTGAGTATGATCGAGAGAAGTTGGAAGAACGGCTCGCTAAACTCGCAGGTGGTGTTGCCGTTGTCAATGTTGGTGCTGCTACGGAAGTCGAGATGAAAGAGAAGAAGGCTCGATTTGAAGATGCCCTCGCCGCAACGCGTGCCGCAGTTGAAGAAGGGATCGTCCCAGGGGGTGGCACATCACTTTTACGGGCCGCCGCGTCCTTGAGTGATTTGGAACTCGACGGAGACCAGAACACAGGACTCAATATTATCCGTCGCAGTTTGCTCTCACCTGTGCGTGCTATCGCAGAGAATGCGGGTATGGAAGGGTCGGTCGTTGTTGCCAAGCTGCAGGAAGGTGAAGGGAATTACGGCTTCAACGCTGCAACAGTTGAATATGGCGATATGCTTGAAGAAGGGGTTGTTGACCCGACAAAGGTCGTCCGATCCGCGTTGCAGAACGCTTCCAGTATTGCTGGCTTGCTGTTGACGACAGAAACGCTCATTACAGAGATTGAAGAGCCACCGGGTCCATCTGCTGCCGCTGCTGATCCACACGCTGGACACTTCCATTAA